A stretch of Leptospira perdikensis DNA encodes these proteins:
- a CDS encoding ABC transporter ATP-binding protein, with protein MKTSRIAFDLSYKSSPGLTALISILTIANGLFPSFLVWIGKLIIDSILQSQSKSELWMDLLQSDAVSLVYVEGILTILYFGSQKLYNIAYTLLRIRLGQEVNERILSKAIRLELTQFEDSETYDKMTQARTEASSKPLSMVTRFFTIAQSSITIVSFFGLLIKLSPLASFILVIAAIPSFIAETKFSNHSFRLFRWKAKETREQVYLETLMAREDNAKEILLFNLGKEFLNRYKNNFQRIYIEDKKLTITKGIFSFLLGLLSQFAFYGSYIWIVCLALLHKISLGEMTMYLVIFRQGQGTFSNALSAFGGIYEDHLYIENLMEFLDLKILKQYGNKKGNHQRLGIVFDSVSFQYPGAKQPSLSNVSFELKPEEKLAIVGENGSGKTTLIKLLTRLYSPTSGKIYLDGIHLEDWDEETLRKRFGVIFQNFVQYQFKVGENIGMGDVQKVQSEAEWIPAAKLGMAHDFVTNLEHGYATRLGKWFQDGRELSGGQWQKVALARAFMRTSADILILDEPTSAIDAEAEMKVFEHFREHTQGKTVILISHRFSTVRMADQILVLEQGKKTEWGSHEELLLNKGKYEKLFRLQQAGYQ; from the coding sequence TTGAAAACTTCACGAATCGCCTTTGATTTGTCTTACAAAAGTTCCCCAGGTTTAACCGCTCTTATCTCCATTCTGACCATTGCCAACGGTTTGTTTCCTTCCTTTCTTGTATGGATTGGAAAACTAATCATCGATTCCATCCTCCAAAGCCAATCCAAATCCGAGTTGTGGATGGATTTGTTACAATCAGATGCTGTAAGTTTAGTTTATGTCGAAGGGATTTTAACCATTCTCTATTTCGGATCGCAGAAGTTATACAATATCGCTTACACGTTACTACGCATTCGTTTGGGCCAAGAAGTGAACGAAAGGATTCTCTCCAAAGCCATTCGTTTAGAACTTACACAATTTGAAGATTCAGAAACCTACGACAAAATGACACAGGCCAGAACAGAGGCATCTTCAAAACCTTTATCTATGGTCACAAGATTTTTCACCATTGCTCAATCATCCATCACGATCGTCAGTTTTTTTGGGCTTCTCATCAAACTCTCCCCACTCGCATCATTTATTTTAGTCATCGCAGCCATTCCTTCTTTTATCGCTGAGACAAAGTTTTCGAATCATAGTTTCCGATTGTTTCGATGGAAAGCAAAAGAAACTAGAGAACAAGTTTACCTAGAAACTTTGATGGCCAGAGAAGACAATGCAAAAGAAATTTTACTTTTTAACTTAGGAAAAGAATTTCTAAATAGATATAAAAACAACTTTCAAAGAATTTATATCGAGGACAAAAAACTAACCATAACCAAAGGAATCTTTAGTTTTCTCCTCGGATTACTTAGCCAGTTTGCTTTTTACGGTTCTTATATATGGATTGTATGTTTAGCCCTGTTACACAAAATTTCATTAGGTGAAATGACAATGTATCTTGTCATTTTTAGACAAGGCCAAGGTACATTTTCCAATGCCCTTTCTGCCTTTGGCGGAATCTATGAAGATCATTTATATATCGAAAATCTTATGGAGTTTTTGGACCTAAAAATCCTCAAACAATATGGAAATAAAAAAGGAAATCACCAAAGATTAGGAATTGTTTTTGATTCCGTTTCTTTTCAATATCCAGGAGCCAAACAACCTTCTCTTTCTAATGTCAGTTTTGAATTAAAACCAGAAGAGAAACTTGCAATTGTTGGAGAGAATGGATCAGGCAAAACAACTCTTATCAAACTTCTCACTCGTTTATATTCTCCAACGTCCGGGAAAATTTATTTAGATGGAATTCATTTAGAAGATTGGGATGAAGAAACTTTACGTAAGAGGTTCGGAGTTATCTTTCAAAACTTTGTTCAATACCAATTCAAAGTAGGAGAGAATATTGGAATGGGTGATGTACAAAAAGTGCAATCGGAAGCAGAATGGATTCCAGCAGCCAAACTCGGAATGGCACATGATTTTGTTACCAATTTAGAACACGGATATGCAACAAGGCTTGGAAAGTGGTTCCAAGATGGACGTGAATTATCAGGAGGGCAATGGCAAAAGGTGGCACTTGCTCGAGCTTTTATGCGAACCAGTGCAGACATTCTTATCTTAGATGAACCTACATCTGCCATTGATGCGGAAGCAGAAATGAAAGTATTCGAACATTTCAGAGAACATACTCAAGGTAAAACCGTGATCCTAATTTCTCATAGATTTTCTACGGTAAGAATGGCTGATCAAATTTTAGTACTCGAACAAGGTAAAAAAACAGAATGGGGAAGCCATGAAGAACTCCTTTTGAACAAAGGAAAATACGAAAAACTATTTCGCTTACAACAAGCCGGATATCAATAG
- a CDS encoding pseudouridine synthase — translation MSKDRLDKVLGNFGLGSRSDVKKEIHQGLVKVNGVVTKDPGFKVALTDEVIYYEETLIRKEFYYFMMNKAPDCITATEDSREKTVMDYLSERHANMNLFPVGRLDKETEGLLLFTTDGVLAHYYTSPKHFVEKEYYAEISDEVTDEDILAFESGVVLDDGYRTLPARLAIPDPHQKKIVTVWLKEGKYRQIRRMFQSLGKEVTYLKRMKMGNLTLDPTLSLGSYRELSADEEILLRQKTSIIQ, via the coding sequence ATGTCAAAAGATCGTCTTGATAAAGTTCTCGGAAATTTTGGACTTGGTTCGCGTTCCGATGTTAAGAAGGAGATTCACCAAGGACTTGTCAAAGTCAATGGTGTTGTGACTAAGGATCCTGGTTTTAAAGTTGCTCTAACTGATGAAGTTATCTATTATGAAGAGACCCTTATTCGAAAAGAGTTCTATTATTTTATGATGAATAAGGCGCCTGATTGTATCACTGCAACAGAAGACTCTCGTGAAAAAACAGTGATGGATTATTTAAGCGAAAGACATGCGAACATGAATTTGTTCCCAGTGGGTAGGTTGGATAAAGAAACGGAAGGTTTACTTCTTTTTACAACGGACGGTGTCCTTGCTCATTATTATACATCTCCTAAGCATTTTGTAGAAAAAGAATACTATGCAGAAATTTCTGATGAAGTGACCGATGAAGACATCCTTGCATTTGAATCAGGGGTTGTATTGGATGATGGTTACAGAACTCTACCAGCAAGGCTTGCCATACCAGACCCGCACCAAAAAAAGATAGTCACTGTATGGTTGAAGGAAGGGAAATATAGACAAATCCGTAGGATGTTTCAAAGTTTAGGTAAGGAAGTCACTTACCTAAAACGAATGAAGATGGGAAACTTGACATTAGATCCGACACTTTCACTTGGAAGTTATCGGGAATTGTCTGCGGACGAGGAAATCCTACTCAGACAAAAAACATCGATCATTCAATGA